Proteins encoded in a region of the Populus alba chromosome 13, ASM523922v2, whole genome shotgun sequence genome:
- the LOC118035512 gene encoding sucrose transport protein SUC8, producing the protein MESGVRKENNPPSSSFSLQQQPPATNPSPLRKIIVVASIAAGVQFGWALQLSLLTPYVQLLGIPHTWAAFIWLCGPISGMLVQPTVGYYSDRCTSRFGRRRPFIAAGAGFVAISVFLIGYAADIGHLSGDSLTKTAKPRAIAVFVVGFWILDVANNMLQGPCRAFLADLSGKDHKKTRTANAFYSFFMAVGNVLGFASGSYTHLYRIFPFSRTKACDVYCANLKSCFFISIALLLTLTILALSYVREKPWSPEGSSGDGGNEEEKEEEGGGAKESTPAPFFGEIVAALKSLQRPMRILLLVTCLNWVAWFPFLLFDTDWMGREVYGGDSSRNADQLKMYDRGVRAGALGLLLNSVVLGFTSLGVEVLARGVGGVKRLWGIVNFILAICLAMTILITKVAQSNRRYTTVNGGTHLLPPPSGVKAGALALFAVMGIPQAITYSIPFALASIFSNTSGAGQGLSLGVLNLSIVIPQMVVSVAAGPWDALFGGGNLPAFVVGAVAAAASGILAFTMLPSPPPDIPSNKRAATSTLAFI; encoded by the exons ATGGAGAGTGGagttagaaaagaaaacaacccCCCTTCCTCTTCTTTCAGTCTTCAACAACAACCTCCTGCAACAAACCCTAGCCCACTGAGAAAGATCATAGTGGTTGCATCGATAGCTGCTGGTGTTCAATTTGGTTGGGCGCTACAGCTCTCTTTGCTAACCCCATATGTGCAACTCTTAGGCATTCCTCACACATGGGCTGCGTTCATCTGGCTTTGTGGCCCGATTTCTGGCATGTTAGTCCAGCCAACAGTGGGGTACTACAGTGACCGATGCACCTCCCGTTTTGGCCGCCGTCGCCCGTTTATTGCGGCGGGGGCTGGTTTTGTGGCCATTTCTGTGTTTCTCATTGGCTATGCCGCTGACATTGGCCATCTCTCTGGTGATTCCCTCACAAAAACAGCTAAGCCACGCGCCATTGCTGTGTTTGTGGTAGGGTTCTGGATTCTTGATGTTGCTAATAACATGCTTCAAGGTCCTTGTAGGGCATTTCTTGCTGATCTTTCAGGGAAGGATCACAAGAAGACTCGTACAGCCAATGCTTTCTACTCTTTCTTTATGGCTGTTGGCAATGTTCTTGGATTTGCATCTGGGTCTTACACTCACTTGTACAGAATCTTTCCATTTTCAAGAACCAAAGCTTGTGATGTTTACTGTGCAAATCTCAAATCTTGTTTCTTCATCTCCATTGCCTTGCTTTTAACGTTGACAATTCTAGCTCTCTCTTACGTACGTGAAAAACCCTGGTCGCCGGAGGGAAGTTCCGGTGACGGAGGTAACGAGGAGGAGAAAGAGGAGGAGGGTGGAGGAGCTAAAGAGTCGACGCCAGCGCCATTTTTTGGGGAAATAGTCGCTGCTCTTAAGAGCTTGCAAAGACCTATGAGGATCCTACTTTTGGTGACGTGTCTAAACTGGGTTGCTTGGTTTCCTTTCTTGTTGTTTGATACTGATTGGATGGGGAGAGAGGTGTACGGTGGTGATTCAAGTAGAAATGCTGATCAACTGAAGATGTATGATCGTGGGGTCCGTGCAGGTGCATTGGGGTTACTGCTAAACTCGGTGGTTTTGGGATTCACTTCACTCGGTGTGGAGGTTTTGGCTCGTGGGGTTGGCGGGGTTAAAAGGCTGTGGGGGATTGTGAATTTTATCTTGGCTATTTGTTTGGCTATGACTATTTTGATCACCAAAGTGGCTCAATCTAACAGAAGGTACACCACCGTGAATGGAGGAACCCACCTCTTGCCGCCGCCGTCTGGTGTCAAGGCTGGTGCTCTAGCCCTTTTTGCTGTTATGGGCATACCTCAAGCT ATAACTTACAGCATCCCTTTTGCTTTGGCATCCATCTTTTCTAACACCTCTGGTGCTGGCCAAG gGCTTTCTCTTGGAGTTCTCAATCTTTCAATTGTTATACCACAG ATGGTGGTTTCTGTGGCAGCTGGACCTTGGGATGCCCTTTTTGGAGGAGGAAATCTACCAGCTTTTGTTGTAGGAGCGGTTGCAGCTGCAGCCAGTGGAATATTGGCATTCACCATGCTTCCATCTCCGCCCCCTGACATCCCCTCAAACAAGAGGGCCGCCACCAGCACTCTTGCATTCATTTGA